In Daphnia pulicaria isolate SC F1-1A chromosome 5, SC_F0-13Bv2, whole genome shotgun sequence, a single genomic region encodes these proteins:
- the LOC124340627 gene encoding zinc finger protein GLI4-like isoform X1, whose protein sequence is MDPNSGLGPGAGGLPLHMPSAFAAFPPAASGPGALAAAAAAHAAADQRGGPDSRFLWDPSGRIHPTYHGHPGLASSGASSASLQEFTLLAAARRSAAAAAAVAAAGVGGGGSGGSHPMSMGVGMPSSGVGPGELHPAYRLNPYTIEHLYSSLHSSPTASLRGLSPLDPRGLALQHSIDYMANMSVLGSRMGEVHHSPSLLGSTELPFSLDGFDLGSRLASPRPAIRQSRKRALSSSPYSDSLDLGSMIRFSPNSLVSIMNGSRSSSTSGSYGHLSAGALSPAMGLPPLPTAHLQQLQAHLIRTGSLGGSLGGSLGGHGSPFYPGMLHQSSNQPHQYPHNLFQLSGSGLGHHPPPMSFGSHGHLNSGHHTSVKPEYEAAKKESHNPVSSTVDSETHMEVVKMRTKIKKEPMATAPAAAAVVQPPMSSKDSHHHHHHHHLHSGEPMDDDGHDGSGDPMKDEPGDFIETHCHWRDCDKEFATQDDLVKHINNDHIHANKKSFVCRWKECSREEKPFKAQYMLVVHMRRHTGEKPHKCTFEGCSKAYSRLENLKTHLRSHTGEKPYMCEFPGCSKAFSNASDRAKHQNRTHSNEKPYVCKAPGCTKRYTDPSSLRKHVKTVHGAEFYANKKHKGGDSAGPGPSPGGGMMAGASPRSDDGGNKTASVSSPSVKSEEAGSPGQIGSPGTDSSIMTPGVVSCADTFGPCDDPDSVSTANGGMADVLDQEWAAEEIDEFDIAELSASVSVALGAGGGNDGGGNSPGRAAAFNLQDRNARNRMKGRLQAKPMPALLSLPSINGPNNRRGSGLSEINQRITDLRMGGGGGNSTVTSQSPQTGNRPTSQLLGQTMLLPGSQQEIRRDSNATTVSSYYGSMRSGASPLPFSRRSSEVSQISNVSGRAAFLSSPYDPISPGSSRRSSEASNFQGNQIGGATTGNLYVAQPGQHQQVGVVSNQPLTASMAAHLQKMQRRALIMQNMTSTQNLVLQTQSMSLSQQNLAANASANPSPSPHPHHHQHNSASGWMNGGQGVQNMNGGVAYPRQSQTPGAVMPSYTQQPTQGQREMRRASDPVRPMAAQTAVPLPPLNSALQRHHSVNNVQQQPMMLRTATATGTNNPAARGVNGYPPNHPNSGIVLEEVGEGHMVEEKLVVPDEMLQYLNQVSVNQDGRMASPRSYFMGRSPRPDSAPHNQFRAMQQQHQQQQFHQFQQQQQQQQQQQQQMTNQYNPATMMGSHNYLGHHQPNNPMVGYNNGAAMHISPTPSARNQLGMQASPALAATAPQHFNGPAVCHQAQVGQPQGQQQQAPAMYGTCPAQQQSPVVASGVVAAQQGQQQPNMVGCNVMQPSNYSQAGANYGPAHAAGVNAMPYNNYNNQQPAMAMNNGYMMNQQCGHMQAAQQQANPVAQGFNNPCSPCTGHHHQQPQPVCNNNPGNNQNWQCGYPTPNAMTQQQQQHHQAMPFPQQQQHNNVAWQNNAMQGPGNGASNVQVPPTNAQSLMYNNMQSNAAMAYNNYPRPPPYSQVASAIQCQDVSQSQDFINRARVQGAAQQQGPSATPVQQQHSQQINNAATAVPSVATGVTTPSNMRPETYQRTLEYVQQCQSWSSTGDGNNGGRAAKENKPPQQQQQQQPGACEPQMTKTAETAAVGRALLSPGQDAVSSSTDRQEAAAAAAAALLPSSANNMVVNDMNTSLNSLMQENRFLQMIQ, encoded by the exons GACTGGGGCCTGGAGCAGGGGGCCTTCCACTACACATGCCTTCTGCGTTCGCCGCATTCCCGCCGGCCGCGTCCGGTCCGGGAGCGCTGGCcgcggcggcagcggctcaTGCCGCCGCCGATCAGCGCGGAGGACCCGACAGCCGATTCCTATGGGACCCGTCGGGTCGCATTCATCCCACCTATCACGGACACCCAGG GTTGGCTTCGTCCGGTGCCAGCAGCGCCAGTCTCCAGGAGTTCACATTATTAGCGGCGGCTCGTCGCtcggcagcggcggcagccGCTGTGGCCGCGGCCGGCGTGGGCGGCGGAGGCTCGGGCGGCTCCCACCCGATGAGCATGGGCGTGGGCATGCCGTCGTCCGGCGTCGGCCCTGGTGAACTCCATCCGGCCTACCGGCTCAACCCGTACACCATCGAGCACCTGTACAGCTCACTCCACTCGAGTCCCACGGCCTCGCTACGGGGTCTCAGCCCACTCGACCCTCGAG GTTTGGCCCTTCAACATTCGATCGACTACATGGCCAACATGTCGGTGCTGGGATCACGCATGGGGGAGGTCCACCACTCGCCGTCGCTCCTCGGTTCCACGGAATTACCTTTCTCTTTGGATG GTTTTGATCTTGGCTCGCGTTTGGCCAGCCCTCGACCCGCCATCCGACAGAGTCGCAAACGAGCTTTGTCCAGTTCACCTTATTCGGACTCGCTGGATCTGGGCTCGATGATCCGCTTCTCGCCCAATTCTCTCGTCTCCATCATGAACGGATCCCGTTCCTCCTCCACCTCAGGCTCTTACGGCCATCTGTCGGCAG GTGCACTGAGTCCGGCCATGGGCTTGCCACCTCTGCCGACAGCTCACCTCCAGCAATTGCAGGCGCATCTGATACGGACGGGCAGCCTGGGAGGCAGTTTGGGCGGCAGTTTGGGTGGGCACGGCTCGCCTTTTTACCCTGGAATGCTGCACCAGTCCAGCAACCAGCCCCACCAGTATCCGCACAATCTCTTCCAGTTGTCTGGCTCGGGTCTGGGTCACCATCCGCCACCGATGAGCTTCGGCTCTCACGGCCATCTCAACAGCGGGCACCACACCAGCGTCAAGCCCGAGTACGAGGCGGCCAAGAAGGAGTCGCACAATCCCGTGTCCAGCACGGTCGACTCTGAAACTCACATGGAAGTCGTCAAGATGCGCACCAAAATCAAGAAGGAGCCGATGGCCACCGctcccgccgccgccgctgtcgTCCAGCCGCCCATGTCCAGCAAGGACagtcaccatcaccaccaccatcaccacttGCACAGCGGCGAGCCGATGGACGACGACGGTCACGACGGTTCCGGCGACCCGATGAAGGACGAGCCGGGCGATTTCATCGAAACGCATTGCCACTGGCGCGACTGCGACAAGGAATTCGCCACGCAGGACGACCTGGTCAAGCACATCAACAACGACCACATTCACGCCAATAAAAAGAGTTTCGTCTGCCGCTGGAAGGAATGCTCCCGCGAAGAGAAACCCTTCAAAGCTCAGTACATGCTGGTCGTCCACATGCGCCGACACACGGGCGAGAAACCTCATAAATGCACG TTTGAGGGATGTTCCAAAGCTTATTCCCGTCTGGAGAACTTGAAGACTCATTTGAGATCACACACGGGCGAGAAACCTTACATGTGCGAATTCCCAGGGTGCAGCAAAGCATTCAGCAACGCATCCGACCGAGCCAAACATCAAAATCGAACCCATTCGAATGAG aaaccCTACGTCTGCAAAGCTCCTGGCTGTACCAAACGCTACACGGATCCCAGCTCGTTGCGCAAGCACGTGAAAACGGTCCACGGTGCGGAATTCTACGCCAACAAGAAACACAAAGGCGGTGACTCGGCCGGACCGGGTCCCAGTCCCGGCGGTGGCATGATGGCTGGAGCCAGTCCACGAAGTGACGACGGTGGCAACAAGACGGCCAGCGTCTCCAGTCCCAGCGTCAAATCAGAAGAGGCCGGCTCACCGGGACAGATTGGCAGTCCAGGCACCGATTCGAGTATCATGACGCCGGGCGTCGTCTCGTGCGCCGACACTTTTGGTCCGTGCGACGACCCGGACAGCGTCAGCACGGCCAACGGTGGCATGGCTGACGTCCTCGACCAGGAATGGGCAGCTGAAGAAATCGACGAATTCGATATTGCCGAACTGTCTGCTTCCGTCTCAGTGGCTTTGGGCGCTGGCGGAGGTAACGACGGTGGTGGCAACAGCCCCGGAAGAGCGGCCGCTTTCAACTTGCAGGACCGAAATGCCCGCAATCGGATGAAGGGCCGTCTTCAAGCTAAACCCATGCCCGCACTTCTTTCTTTGCCCAGCATCAACGGTCCCAATAACCGTCGGGGCAGTGGGTTGAGCGAGATCAACCAGCGGATCACTGATTTGCGGATGGGCGGTGGCGGTGGCAACTCGACCGTCACTTCCCAGTCGCCTCAGACGGGAAATCGACCCACCAGTCAATTGCTGGGCCAGACGATGCTTCTGCCCGGCAGCCAGCAAGAGATCCGCAGGGACAGCAACGCCACCACCGTCAGCTCCTATTACGGAAGTATGCGTTCCGGCGCCTCTCCGCTTCCCTTCAGCCGCCGATCGTCGGAAGTTTCGCAAATTTCCAACGTCTCCGGAAGAGCGGCTTTCCTCTCGTCGCCTTACGATCCCATTTCACCGGGCAGTTCCAGACGATCCAGCGAGGCCTCCAACTTCCAGGGCAATCAAATCGGTGGTGCAACAACCGGCAATTTGTACGTCGCCCAGCCAGGCCAGCACCAACAAGTTGGCGTGGTCAGTAACCAGCCGTTGACGGCCTCGATGGCCGCCCATCTCCAGAAGATGCAACGACGGGCCCTGATTATGCAGAACATGACGTCCACTCAAAATCTGGTCCTCCAAACGCAAAGTATGTCACTCAGTCAACAGAATTTGGCCGCCAACGCCAGCGCCAATCCGTCACCAAGTCCTCACCCTCATCACCACCAACACAATTCCGCATCCGGATGGATGAACGGTGGACAGGGCGTCCAGAACATGAACGGAGGAGTCGCCTATCCTCGACAGAGCCAAACACCCGGAGCAGTGATGCCGTCGTACACGCAACAACCGACTCAGGGCCAGCGGGAGATGCGACGGGCGTCGGATCCAGTCCGGCCGATGGCTGCTCAAACGGCGGTTCCTCTTCCGCCGCTCAACTCCGCACTGCAGAGACACCACAGCGTCAACAACGTACAACAGCAGCCGATGATGCTCCGTACAGCCACCGCCACTGGAACTAACAATCCGGCCGCCCGCGGTGTCAACGGGTATCCTCCCAACCACCCCAACAGCGGAATCGTCTTGGAAGAAGTCGGTGAGGGTCACATGGTCGAAGAGAAGCTTGTCGTTCCTGACGAAATGCTCCAGTATCTCAATCAG gtgAGCGTCAACCAAGATGGAAGAATGGCCTCTCCACGATCCTACTTTATGGGTCGAAGCCCTCGACCGGATTCGGCTCCGCACAACCAGTTCAGGGcgatgcaacaacaacaccaacagcaACAGTTCCACCAAtttcagcagcaacagcagcaacaacaacaacaacagcaacaaatgACTAATCAGTACAATCCAGCGACAATGATGGGCAGTCACAATTATCTAGGTCACCATCAGCCCAACAATCCGATGGTTGGCTACAACAACGGAGCCGCCATGCACATTAGTCCGACGCCTTCCGCTCGCAATCAACTGGGAATGCAAGCCAGTCCGGCATTGGCGGCCACAGCTCCTCAGCACTTCAATGGGCCAGCCGTTTGCCATCAAGCTCAAGTTGGCCAGCCTCAAGGCCAACAGCAACAAGCTCCTGCGATGTACGGCACCTGCCCAGCTCAACAACAATCACCTGTCGTCGCCAGCGGTGTGGTGGCAGCCCAGCAagggcaacaacaaccaaatatGGTCGGATGTAACGTCATGCAGCCGTCAAACTACTCGCAGGCTGGAGCCAACTATGGGCCAGCCCACGCGGCCGGCGTCAATGCCATGCCttacaacaactacaacaaccaacaacctGCCATGGCGATGAATAATGGCTACATGATGAATCAACAATGCGGTCATATGCAAGCCGCCCAGCAACAAGCCAATCCGGTAGCCCAGGGATTCAACAATCCTTGCTCTCCGTGCACCGGCCATCATCACCAACAGCCCCAACCCGTCTGCAACAACAATCCTGGAAACAACCAAAATTGGCAATGCGGATATCCCACCCCTAAcgccatgacgcaacaacaacagcaacaccaTCAGGCGATGCCGTTcccccagcagcaacaacacaaTAATGTTGCGTGGCAGAACAACGCTATGCAAGGTCCAGGAAACGGAGCGTCCAACGTCCAGGTTCCACCGACCAATGCCCAGTCTTTGATGTACAACAACATGCAGAGCAACGCTGCGATGGCCTACAACAACTATCCTCGTCCGCCACCTTACAGCCAAGTGGCATCCGCCATTCAATGCCAAGATGTGAGCCAGTCTCAAGATTTCATCAACCGAGCTCGCGTTCAAGGAGCTGCCCAGCAGCAAGGGCCATCAGCTACCccggtccagcagcagcacagccagCAGATTAACAACGCGGCCACAGCCGTTCCGTCTGTGGCTACCGGTGTCACAACGCCGAGTAATATGCGTCCTGAGACGTACCAGCGCACATTGGAATATGTCCAGCAGTGCCAATCTTGGTCATCGACAGGAGACGGCAACAATGGCGGACGAGCGGCTAAGGAGAACAAACCaccccagcagcaacaacaacaacaacctgggGCTTGCGAGCCTCAAATGACCAAGACGGCCGAGACGGCCGCTGTCGGACGGGCCTTGCTTTCCCCAGGCCAGGACGCCGTTTCCAGCTCAACGGATCGACAggaagcggcggcggcggctgctgcaGCACTGTTGCCTTCCTCGGCTAACAACATGGTTGTTAACGACATGAACACTTCACTCAATTCGCTGATGCAGGAGAACCGTTTCTTGCAAATGATTCAGTAG
- the LOC124340627 gene encoding zinc finger protein GLI4-like isoform X2, translating into MPSAFAAFPPAASGPGALAAAAAAHAAADQRGGPDSRFLWDPSGRIHPTYHGHPGLASSGASSASLQEFTLLAAARRSAAAAAAVAAAGVGGGGSGGSHPMSMGVGMPSSGVGPGELHPAYRLNPYTIEHLYSSLHSSPTASLRGLSPLDPRGLALQHSIDYMANMSVLGSRMGEVHHSPSLLGSTELPFSLDGFDLGSRLASPRPAIRQSRKRALSSSPYSDSLDLGSMIRFSPNSLVSIMNGSRSSSTSGSYGHLSAGALSPAMGLPPLPTAHLQQLQAHLIRTGSLGGSLGGSLGGHGSPFYPGMLHQSSNQPHQYPHNLFQLSGSGLGHHPPPMSFGSHGHLNSGHHTSVKPEYEAAKKESHNPVSSTVDSETHMEVVKMRTKIKKEPMATAPAAAAVVQPPMSSKDSHHHHHHHHLHSGEPMDDDGHDGSGDPMKDEPGDFIETHCHWRDCDKEFATQDDLVKHINNDHIHANKKSFVCRWKECSREEKPFKAQYMLVVHMRRHTGEKPHKCTFEGCSKAYSRLENLKTHLRSHTGEKPYMCEFPGCSKAFSNASDRAKHQNRTHSNEKPYVCKAPGCTKRYTDPSSLRKHVKTVHGAEFYANKKHKGGDSAGPGPSPGGGMMAGASPRSDDGGNKTASVSSPSVKSEEAGSPGQIGSPGTDSSIMTPGVVSCADTFGPCDDPDSVSTANGGMADVLDQEWAAEEIDEFDIAELSASVSVALGAGGGNDGGGNSPGRAAAFNLQDRNARNRMKGRLQAKPMPALLSLPSINGPNNRRGSGLSEINQRITDLRMGGGGGNSTVTSQSPQTGNRPTSQLLGQTMLLPGSQQEIRRDSNATTVSSYYGSMRSGASPLPFSRRSSEVSQISNVSGRAAFLSSPYDPISPGSSRRSSEASNFQGNQIGGATTGNLYVAQPGQHQQVGVVSNQPLTASMAAHLQKMQRRALIMQNMTSTQNLVLQTQSMSLSQQNLAANASANPSPSPHPHHHQHNSASGWMNGGQGVQNMNGGVAYPRQSQTPGAVMPSYTQQPTQGQREMRRASDPVRPMAAQTAVPLPPLNSALQRHHSVNNVQQQPMMLRTATATGTNNPAARGVNGYPPNHPNSGIVLEEVGEGHMVEEKLVVPDEMLQYLNQVSVNQDGRMASPRSYFMGRSPRPDSAPHNQFRAMQQQHQQQQFHQFQQQQQQQQQQQQQMTNQYNPATMMGSHNYLGHHQPNNPMVGYNNGAAMHISPTPSARNQLGMQASPALAATAPQHFNGPAVCHQAQVGQPQGQQQQAPAMYGTCPAQQQSPVVASGVVAAQQGQQQPNMVGCNVMQPSNYSQAGANYGPAHAAGVNAMPYNNYNNQQPAMAMNNGYMMNQQCGHMQAAQQQANPVAQGFNNPCSPCTGHHHQQPQPVCNNNPGNNQNWQCGYPTPNAMTQQQQQHHQAMPFPQQQQHNNVAWQNNAMQGPGNGASNVQVPPTNAQSLMYNNMQSNAAMAYNNYPRPPPYSQVASAIQCQDVSQSQDFINRARVQGAAQQQGPSATPVQQQHSQQINNAATAVPSVATGVTTPSNMRPETYQRTLEYVQQCQSWSSTGDGNNGGRAAKENKPPQQQQQQQPGACEPQMTKTAETAAVGRALLSPGQDAVSSSTDRQEAAAAAAAALLPSSANNMVVNDMNTSLNSLMQENRFLQMIQ; encoded by the exons ATGCCTTCTGCGTTCGCCGCATTCCCGCCGGCCGCGTCCGGTCCGGGAGCGCTGGCcgcggcggcagcggctcaTGCCGCCGCCGATCAGCGCGGAGGACCCGACAGCCGATTCCTATGGGACCCGTCGGGTCGCATTCATCCCACCTATCACGGACACCCAGG GTTGGCTTCGTCCGGTGCCAGCAGCGCCAGTCTCCAGGAGTTCACATTATTAGCGGCGGCTCGTCGCtcggcagcggcggcagccGCTGTGGCCGCGGCCGGCGTGGGCGGCGGAGGCTCGGGCGGCTCCCACCCGATGAGCATGGGCGTGGGCATGCCGTCGTCCGGCGTCGGCCCTGGTGAACTCCATCCGGCCTACCGGCTCAACCCGTACACCATCGAGCACCTGTACAGCTCACTCCACTCGAGTCCCACGGCCTCGCTACGGGGTCTCAGCCCACTCGACCCTCGAG GTTTGGCCCTTCAACATTCGATCGACTACATGGCCAACATGTCGGTGCTGGGATCACGCATGGGGGAGGTCCACCACTCGCCGTCGCTCCTCGGTTCCACGGAATTACCTTTCTCTTTGGATG GTTTTGATCTTGGCTCGCGTTTGGCCAGCCCTCGACCCGCCATCCGACAGAGTCGCAAACGAGCTTTGTCCAGTTCACCTTATTCGGACTCGCTGGATCTGGGCTCGATGATCCGCTTCTCGCCCAATTCTCTCGTCTCCATCATGAACGGATCCCGTTCCTCCTCCACCTCAGGCTCTTACGGCCATCTGTCGGCAG GTGCACTGAGTCCGGCCATGGGCTTGCCACCTCTGCCGACAGCTCACCTCCAGCAATTGCAGGCGCATCTGATACGGACGGGCAGCCTGGGAGGCAGTTTGGGCGGCAGTTTGGGTGGGCACGGCTCGCCTTTTTACCCTGGAATGCTGCACCAGTCCAGCAACCAGCCCCACCAGTATCCGCACAATCTCTTCCAGTTGTCTGGCTCGGGTCTGGGTCACCATCCGCCACCGATGAGCTTCGGCTCTCACGGCCATCTCAACAGCGGGCACCACACCAGCGTCAAGCCCGAGTACGAGGCGGCCAAGAAGGAGTCGCACAATCCCGTGTCCAGCACGGTCGACTCTGAAACTCACATGGAAGTCGTCAAGATGCGCACCAAAATCAAGAAGGAGCCGATGGCCACCGctcccgccgccgccgctgtcgTCCAGCCGCCCATGTCCAGCAAGGACagtcaccatcaccaccaccatcaccacttGCACAGCGGCGAGCCGATGGACGACGACGGTCACGACGGTTCCGGCGACCCGATGAAGGACGAGCCGGGCGATTTCATCGAAACGCATTGCCACTGGCGCGACTGCGACAAGGAATTCGCCACGCAGGACGACCTGGTCAAGCACATCAACAACGACCACATTCACGCCAATAAAAAGAGTTTCGTCTGCCGCTGGAAGGAATGCTCCCGCGAAGAGAAACCCTTCAAAGCTCAGTACATGCTGGTCGTCCACATGCGCCGACACACGGGCGAGAAACCTCATAAATGCACG TTTGAGGGATGTTCCAAAGCTTATTCCCGTCTGGAGAACTTGAAGACTCATTTGAGATCACACACGGGCGAGAAACCTTACATGTGCGAATTCCCAGGGTGCAGCAAAGCATTCAGCAACGCATCCGACCGAGCCAAACATCAAAATCGAACCCATTCGAATGAG aaaccCTACGTCTGCAAAGCTCCTGGCTGTACCAAACGCTACACGGATCCCAGCTCGTTGCGCAAGCACGTGAAAACGGTCCACGGTGCGGAATTCTACGCCAACAAGAAACACAAAGGCGGTGACTCGGCCGGACCGGGTCCCAGTCCCGGCGGTGGCATGATGGCTGGAGCCAGTCCACGAAGTGACGACGGTGGCAACAAGACGGCCAGCGTCTCCAGTCCCAGCGTCAAATCAGAAGAGGCCGGCTCACCGGGACAGATTGGCAGTCCAGGCACCGATTCGAGTATCATGACGCCGGGCGTCGTCTCGTGCGCCGACACTTTTGGTCCGTGCGACGACCCGGACAGCGTCAGCACGGCCAACGGTGGCATGGCTGACGTCCTCGACCAGGAATGGGCAGCTGAAGAAATCGACGAATTCGATATTGCCGAACTGTCTGCTTCCGTCTCAGTGGCTTTGGGCGCTGGCGGAGGTAACGACGGTGGTGGCAACAGCCCCGGAAGAGCGGCCGCTTTCAACTTGCAGGACCGAAATGCCCGCAATCGGATGAAGGGCCGTCTTCAAGCTAAACCCATGCCCGCACTTCTTTCTTTGCCCAGCATCAACGGTCCCAATAACCGTCGGGGCAGTGGGTTGAGCGAGATCAACCAGCGGATCACTGATTTGCGGATGGGCGGTGGCGGTGGCAACTCGACCGTCACTTCCCAGTCGCCTCAGACGGGAAATCGACCCACCAGTCAATTGCTGGGCCAGACGATGCTTCTGCCCGGCAGCCAGCAAGAGATCCGCAGGGACAGCAACGCCACCACCGTCAGCTCCTATTACGGAAGTATGCGTTCCGGCGCCTCTCCGCTTCCCTTCAGCCGCCGATCGTCGGAAGTTTCGCAAATTTCCAACGTCTCCGGAAGAGCGGCTTTCCTCTCGTCGCCTTACGATCCCATTTCACCGGGCAGTTCCAGACGATCCAGCGAGGCCTCCAACTTCCAGGGCAATCAAATCGGTGGTGCAACAACCGGCAATTTGTACGTCGCCCAGCCAGGCCAGCACCAACAAGTTGGCGTGGTCAGTAACCAGCCGTTGACGGCCTCGATGGCCGCCCATCTCCAGAAGATGCAACGACGGGCCCTGATTATGCAGAACATGACGTCCACTCAAAATCTGGTCCTCCAAACGCAAAGTATGTCACTCAGTCAACAGAATTTGGCCGCCAACGCCAGCGCCAATCCGTCACCAAGTCCTCACCCTCATCACCACCAACACAATTCCGCATCCGGATGGATGAACGGTGGACAGGGCGTCCAGAACATGAACGGAGGAGTCGCCTATCCTCGACAGAGCCAAACACCCGGAGCAGTGATGCCGTCGTACACGCAACAACCGACTCAGGGCCAGCGGGAGATGCGACGGGCGTCGGATCCAGTCCGGCCGATGGCTGCTCAAACGGCGGTTCCTCTTCCGCCGCTCAACTCCGCACTGCAGAGACACCACAGCGTCAACAACGTACAACAGCAGCCGATGATGCTCCGTACAGCCACCGCCACTGGAACTAACAATCCGGCCGCCCGCGGTGTCAACGGGTATCCTCCCAACCACCCCAACAGCGGAATCGTCTTGGAAGAAGTCGGTGAGGGTCACATGGTCGAAGAGAAGCTTGTCGTTCCTGACGAAATGCTCCAGTATCTCAATCAG gtgAGCGTCAACCAAGATGGAAGAATGGCCTCTCCACGATCCTACTTTATGGGTCGAAGCCCTCGACCGGATTCGGCTCCGCACAACCAGTTCAGGGcgatgcaacaacaacaccaacagcaACAGTTCCACCAAtttcagcagcaacagcagcaacaacaacaacaacagcaacaaatgACTAATCAGTACAATCCAGCGACAATGATGGGCAGTCACAATTATCTAGGTCACCATCAGCCCAACAATCCGATGGTTGGCTACAACAACGGAGCCGCCATGCACATTAGTCCGACGCCTTCCGCTCGCAATCAACTGGGAATGCAAGCCAGTCCGGCATTGGCGGCCACAGCTCCTCAGCACTTCAATGGGCCAGCCGTTTGCCATCAAGCTCAAGTTGGCCAGCCTCAAGGCCAACAGCAACAAGCTCCTGCGATGTACGGCACCTGCCCAGCTCAACAACAATCACCTGTCGTCGCCAGCGGTGTGGTGGCAGCCCAGCAagggcaacaacaaccaaatatGGTCGGATGTAACGTCATGCAGCCGTCAAACTACTCGCAGGCTGGAGCCAACTATGGGCCAGCCCACGCGGCCGGCGTCAATGCCATGCCttacaacaactacaacaaccaacaacctGCCATGGCGATGAATAATGGCTACATGATGAATCAACAATGCGGTCATATGCAAGCCGCCCAGCAACAAGCCAATCCGGTAGCCCAGGGATTCAACAATCCTTGCTCTCCGTGCACCGGCCATCATCACCAACAGCCCCAACCCGTCTGCAACAACAATCCTGGAAACAACCAAAATTGGCAATGCGGATATCCCACCCCTAAcgccatgacgcaacaacaacagcaacaccaTCAGGCGATGCCGTTcccccagcagcaacaacacaaTAATGTTGCGTGGCAGAACAACGCTATGCAAGGTCCAGGAAACGGAGCGTCCAACGTCCAGGTTCCACCGACCAATGCCCAGTCTTTGATGTACAACAACATGCAGAGCAACGCTGCGATGGCCTACAACAACTATCCTCGTCCGCCACCTTACAGCCAAGTGGCATCCGCCATTCAATGCCAAGATGTGAGCCAGTCTCAAGATTTCATCAACCGAGCTCGCGTTCAAGGAGCTGCCCAGCAGCAAGGGCCATCAGCTACCccggtccagcagcagcacagccagCAGATTAACAACGCGGCCACAGCCGTTCCGTCTGTGGCTACCGGTGTCACAACGCCGAGTAATATGCGTCCTGAGACGTACCAGCGCACATTGGAATATGTCCAGCAGTGCCAATCTTGGTCATCGACAGGAGACGGCAACAATGGCGGACGAGCGGCTAAGGAGAACAAACCaccccagcagcaacaacaacaacaacctgggGCTTGCGAGCCTCAAATGACCAAGACGGCCGAGACGGCCGCTGTCGGACGGGCCTTGCTTTCCCCAGGCCAGGACGCCGTTTCCAGCTCAACGGATCGACAggaagcggcggcggcggctgctgcaGCACTGTTGCCTTCCTCGGCTAACAACATGGTTGTTAACGACATGAACACTTCACTCAATTCGCTGATGCAGGAGAACCGTTTCTTGCAAATGATTCAGTAG